Below is a window of Arabidopsis thaliana chromosome 2, partial sequence DNA.
AGCATGTTCATGAATTATTCATCATTTCTCCACAACTAACATAGTCATTGAAATCATTTCTGAAACTGTATTTCACAcgaaaataaaaccaaactagaATAGCAATCCAAgaactgaaaccaaaaaaagaaaaagagaatccCACAAGAGTTTATGTTGCAAGTAGCAACCGAGGTAACTAGTTTGTTTTCCACTTTGTTCTTCACTTAATCGAAACGCCAGCAATGCCAGACGCCAAGTAATCAGAACGATGAGTGTTTGGAGCGGTCAGATTTGTCTTGGATGATTTCAGAACTTCAAACGCTTCATCAACTCTAACAGCCAAGTCTTCTGGTGATTTCAGCAAAAGAAGCAATTCCGACTTGTCCATTTCCAGAAGCATCCCTGTGATTTTGTTTGCAAGCTGGGGCTGCAAAAGAATGATAAGTACAGTCACTGAATATGAATATAGTGTTAATCAACATTACCAATCGTATGTGACTATTTACATAATGATCAGATTCAAGAACACCAACCTCCAGTTTCTCGACAAGAGGGTGTAGCAACTCTCCGAGCAATTGCATCTCCATCCCAACTGTTTCAGACTGTCTCTGTTGGAttgatttcttcatttctttccCACGACCATAGGTTCTGCTATGCTGCATATGCTTTACAAAAGTTATAATTTGAACCTCTTACGCAAGGTATATGGTAATAAGTAAACCAAATTACCTGCTGCTTCGAAAAATCTCTTGACAAAGGAAGCATTTGAGTAGACTGATACACATTTGGCACATACGAAACAGCATTCCTATCCAACTTTCCTATTCTGTTCTGCCTATTCTTACTTGGCGCATTAGCAACCTACCAGATATCTTTGTGTCAAACATTATCATTATGAATATTCTTTCGATATATAGTAATTCTAAGAATATATACCATTGGGGGATATGTGACTGCTTCAGAGTTTGGGTATGATGAACCAATCATGTTAGCAGACTTCCACATCAGCGGGTATGATTGATATACCATCCCGGGATGAGTGTTTGTGTAGTAAAGTGGAGCGTATGTCCCTGGATTGACAGAAGCTGAAGAGCTGCTTTTTCTAGCTTCCACACGGTTCCCAAATTGAACCTGTAACTGCATCTTTCTGTCCTCTTTCTTTTGAGCAATAGCCACATATAGTGGTTTCCCGTGAAACATTTGCCCTACGAAgcatgaaagaaaataatcatatgATAAGATGAACCAAGAGCTATGTCATAATTCCATTTATATACCAACAAATTATGATCATGCGGCTTACCATGAAAGGTTTTCACAGCATCAATAGCTTCTTCAGGTGTTGAGAAGCACACAAATCCAAACCCCTTGCTTTTTCCTTTCTCATCACACATCAGCTTTGTCGAAGTGATTGTGCCACATTGACTGAAGTGTTTTCTCAGCTCCTCCTCAGTAACAGCAACATTGACGTTTTTCACATATATGTTTGACACCTTcaattcagaaagaaaaacagtcAACCATCAGAATAATATCATATCAAAGTATCAAACTAACAAAGGTTTTCATAATACCTTGGCTATCATCTTCTGTTCTTCATGTTTCTCTTTAAATTGTTCCCTTAGCAGTTGCTCCCGTTCTGCTTTCTTTTGCGCCCTTCCTACATATAGACACTTCGAACCtatcaagcagaaacaaaggGTTAAATAACTTGGGGAAGACTTAAGTGAATATTATTGTCCGAGGAAAGAAACAGATCCGTCAGACCAAATTTTGTTCCATTCACTGTTTCAGCTGCCCGTCTTGCATCCTCTGGGTTGTCAAAGTTGACAAATGCATATCCTCTACATAATCGGTTCTCATCTTTTGCAATTGCTAGGCTAACAATTTTCCCAAACTCTGCAAACTTTTCCCTTAAAAGATCCTCACTGACATCTGCATCGAGATTCTTCATGTACAAGTTCGTGTACTTTTCCTCAGGTTTCACTCGATCAGTCTTTTTCATGAATTTTCCAACATAGCTGCATAAAAAAATTCCAGAGATTCAGATTTGGAAACCATTGGTAGAACATAATGGTAGAAGCAGATATCTCATCCAAAGACACAAATCGTGGAACAAGTAAGTAGGAAAGCCTTACATCTCCTTGTCAGCAACAATGGTACTATTCAAGGTCTGAATAGCAGCATGTGCAGCGTCTTCTTGCTCAAATTGAACAAAACCATATCCCCGACTCTTTCCATCTTCAAGAGTTGCAACCTTACAGGAAACAATGTTCCCAAATTTCTTGAACATATCTTGCAGAACCGCATTGGTGACTGACTCAGGCAAATTCTAgccaaataaaaacaataacattaACAACAGACATTGAGAATATCATCCATCTCTTTGGGTTAAGAGTACTACCTTAACAAAGACATTTCCAACCCCATTTCTCCTAGCATCAGGTGCTCGAACAGACCACATTACTCGAATCATTTTTCCATTCAACaaactgttattttttttctcaatggCAAGGTTAGCTGCAAAGTTGAAGTAAAAGATACTATCAAACAAACTGTCACTAACATCTTTAAACATCAACAACAGGATTCTTTAAACTAAATAGCTCTAATCAAACGTAAATCTCAGTGAAAATATCAGAAATCAAAGGCATAATCAGTTTacaacaaacatcaaaataaGATTCGTCTCCCTTtcacaacaaatcaaagagaaaatcagtgaaagagaagagagtgacATTTTCCCGGGAAAATCGGCCAAATAAACACAGATTCTTCACCGATTATCAATCCAAGTGTGCAATAAGCGAAGCATGATACGAAAACGAAGATAATCAACGAAATTCCTCACAATaacctaaaatccaaacgAAATCGAAGGTATGGAAGAAGAGTATACCGTCTTGACGCGAGAGAAAGTTAGCGTAGCCATAACAGAGAGAGCGACCAGACGAAGCGTCTTTACAGAGACGAACAGAAGTTAAGCTCTTGAACTCGGCGAACGCGTCGTAGAGTATACCTTCGGTGACGGAAGGGTGTAAGTCTCCGACATATAACGACGCCGTCACTGGAGAACTCGATcccgaagaagaagcatccgCCGCATGTAATGCAGCATGAACAGTCGCCATTTTTGCTCTGATACCTCAAAGGAAACACAAACGCACTAAACgacgaaagaaagaaagagagagagggagagaaaaaaagaaagaagatgatgacaaGAATCGCGAAACAAGGCCGTTACGTTAGTCCTCTCCTGAGCTTTATATTATTCCGTTCAGTAGCGTTTTTGTTCTGGTGGCGTTTCGTCGCGACTCGTGCCGTTTCCTTtacatgattttgttttgggggacatttttgtaaaagcaaaatctgaaattttgttACATTTCGGAGTAAGACAGTATTACCCTTATATGCTACTATTAAATTCACGCCCATTTTAGTTTCATAAAACGTGTTATAGAGAATTATCTATTTTAAGTAAAGTTTTGGATAGATTCTTAATTGTAATGCTAAAATGATTTGCTTTGGTAATTGTCGTTTCATCATTCATGCCTGCAATATTATAGTTATAGGCCACAAGTAACCATATTCCTTCACAATGAGACTGATCTACAGTTAAAAGGCACTACTACTACACTACTCTAAAACAAACCCACATAATCTATCAATTTACgtcaaggagaagaagatacaaagaagTAAACCAAATAAGATGCTAAAGAATAATCGTATGAGTATGTCTCTTGTTGAGATGTTCAAACATGGCTGCCCTGAGTTTACAATATCCTTTCCTGAAGTTATCGATACATTCACAGACATTGAACCTGTCAAAACAATGCACAAGTTTATTTCAGATGAAGATAACCGACTACTAGAGTTTCCTATATGACATGACTCTATGATTACACTTACAATCATAGCTTGCCCATCCAATCCGTTGTCGAGCAAGATCATATACAAAGACTTTATCTTTAAGCACAAGATCTGCAAAATAAAACAGGACAGATAAATAAACACTGTTGAAACAAGAAGAGGCGGTAATCAGCAGTTTTTGAAGCTCAATGTCTGACCTCCTAAAATGGTTTGTTCTTCCGGAGCTTTCTGAAAACCAATGCACCACATGGACGCACCATCCTGTTAAGATAGGAGAGGTCAAGTAAGAAGAATACATATAAAAGCAGACTACTTTAATTCTAATAGTTTTATGTACATATAACAAGCAGAAGAACTTACATAGATACCGTAATGAAATAAGTAGTCCTGAGGTCTTAACATCATTGATGCACCACCAGCAAAGTTGAGACTAACTGAAGGAAACATGTCACTTATGCTGCACAAGCACACATAACCATCACAACTCTAATCTTAACTTTGATCTAGAGAGAAAAAGGATTTGAACAATGCAGTTATATATGAGGAGGCATACCTAGTCGAGACCAAATAGCACTGCTCTCCATTAGAAATTATTGGTGTTACCAACTGTGACACGCTGTTTGATATCTGCATataggaaacaaaaaccatcATGATGTGAAAGTCACAACCTCATGCAAAACACACAAGATATACAAAACTTACAGCATTGAGAAAAAGATCATAAGCCTCTTTCACCAGATATGTCAAAGTGGTTCCTGTGTCAACAATAGTTCCACGGGTATTTGATGCTTCAAACACCGCTGCATCGAGTGGCAGCATCTGTCCATTCACGCCAATGCTCAGCAGATTTAAGTTATAGTGAGGTCTGTAGTACGTAATCAAAAGATAAACAGATTCATCAGTATCGCATGCCACTCAACAATTTTATAGAACCAGTTAGAGGCTTAGAGCAGTAAAAGATTGACTCAATCGGGAGGCAATAAATTGTTATGAATGAAACTGGTTAACTCCTGTATTCAATTTACTAAAGAACTACACAATACAGAGAATCTTTGGTTCCTGGCCCAAGTCCCTATCTCAAATCCTAGTAAACATCAGAATGCCCCAGCTGGTTCTGCCAACTTTCTATTTAACCTGTTAGCTCTCTAGTTAATCAACTCAACGATTGTTACTTAGCTGACAACACAGCTACAATCAACTACAAACCACCTCCGCTACATATAATGCTTATGCATTAGACTAAAACAAAGACTTATCACAGTTTCAGGTTGTGCCAGTATAATACAgttaaagaaacaatctaagagtgaaaaattaaaaagaaggaTTAGTGAGCTTACTGTGATGGAACGAGAGGACTGTAAACCATTCCTGGGACCAATATCTCGCCAAGGACAAAGACACCACCTCCACTACCATCTCCTTTCAAGCAATGAGAAAACACTGGCGGCGTAATCCCTCGTGATGACAACTGAGAGACAACTGACAACTTTCCCTTGCCGAAACCAAAGATTCCATCCACTGCTTTGTCTGACTTTGTCAAGTCCCCAGATTGGTAGGTACTACAGCTGTtgcaaatagaagaaaattatGTACAAAGTTTAAGATCTTTAATATGCCATATACTCTACATGCAAAAACATGGCTAGTGTTTGAGTAGAAAAAGTTCTCACCCGAAAACAATGGGAGCAGATGAGTTTGCAACCAAAGACTCTCCCAAAATCGCATCAAAATAGAAGGTGTCAGTCATGTAGTAACCTGAAGTCCCACTTCCATCGCCATAGCGAAAGGAGTAACCACACTGGTTATTCTCAGAACATTGTGCAGCTGTCGTCTGAAAAACTGAAGAACAAATCGGATCTGAACAAGTAACAGAGCCAGCAGTCAAGGAACCAGGAGCATCAAAGAAATGAAGGTCGATCtgaaatgaatttgaaatagaCAAAGGATAAGCCTTTTACACTTGTCTGTGCTAATCCCATTATTTCAGTAAAAAAACTTAGACAAAGCTACTTACTCCAAGTCCACTAGAGTGAGGGCAATTACTGCAAGAACTACAAGTAACCCACAAGATGTCACTTCCAGTATCAATCTGAACATTGAACTCTGTAGGAGGAGAACCTAATTTGACCTTTGTGAAATAAAGCCtaccaagaaacaaaatacagCTACATAtcacaaaagagaagataataAATTCCATTAGAACTCCAATAACAGAGTGTGTGTGCAAATGTGACATACATAGTCATCTTGGAGCTgcaacacaaagaaaaagaaaggagacAAACTCAATAAGATCTCCGTATAGATATCATTTCAAAatctactcttttttttccaattcaAAACCTTCTAATAAAGCATAAGGCAAAATAAAAGCCAAAGGataaaggaacaaaaaaggaaagataataaaaactttgaaaccctaaatctttCAGTTTCATCACAGAATTTAATGAAAACGATCTTAACTCAATCCAATTATGGAAACAAAGGAAAGAAACTTCTGATTTCAgcttaaaactaaaaaaagaaacattccaagatgaaattttttattaccCGACGAGGTAAGGATCGGAAGAGCCTTGAACTGGGAAGTCGACGACGCCGCCAACAGAGCTCTGACGACCACCGCCGAGTAAGATTCGCGCGTGTCTGACACGATCACGCGCTCTAAGTTCACTCAGCTCCACTAGCTCGTCTAGAGGAAAAGCCCTTTGTAAAGGAAGAATCTTGGTCGGACCAGCTGCGTATTTCGCATAGGCCGAAGGTAACGGCGATGCTGCAAAACCAGTCACGGCCAAAGCCACTGCTAGAGCCGCCGCCAACATTAGGGAACGAAGGGTACGCATTCAAGCAGCTCGTGGAGATTATGGTTATATTCCCGATGAAGACACACGTTCCAGAGAGCGACACAAATGCTCGATTCTTCGCATcgagcagagagagagacagaaagAACtgtcagagagagagagagagagagagacgttCTCAAATGTTTTAGCGGAGATAGTGGGGACtaatgaaatttatatattccaaaattattgatttcggtttagtttggtttggttcggtttagtTTCGATTTTATGTTCAAATCTAGttgtttactattttaaattaacGATTGGTATATTGATTCCTCTATctgctttctctgttttactAAATTTCCTCAATTATAGATGCAGAAGATTATGAAATGATAAAATTGAGCATGCAAACCGGgaaattttcttaaacaagGGATCAACCAAATTGTATATTTCCGCTATTATTTATTGTGAGAACTCAAAGTTTCTTATACGCAAATCTTTAGACAAATTTTCTGAGCAGTTTTTAGGGTCAGTGAGGCTTAATATTATTAGTCACCACTCGTAAGACCACCTTCGAATtaactacaaaattatatgaatgAGTAAGTTAAGATATGGTTTacttatattatttaaaattgaCTTGTAGGTGAGTCGTGCTAGTCTTCATGATCCATAAGGACACGTCAAAGAATGAATGAGGCTTTGGTAAATTGTGGTGTGAGTTTCctaaacaaagacaaaaattgGACACATTCCACGTCATCTGAACATAATTGTGCATTTCCACACCCAAACCAGGACGAACCaataacaaaagattcaaaatcagaaagaaCTATAGAAGATTCAGATTCATAGAGCATAACATGATTATGTAATACAATGATATATATTGATCTCGTATATAGATCTCGACTTTTAACCAGTTTTGTTTACTTACACATCGAATTAAGGTcggaagcaaaaaaaacaaaacgtgTAAGTTTGTTTTCAGCCAATAGATGAAGTTTTAGCAGCGAGATGAATCAAAGCCCGTCGATGATACTTGCTTCTTAGCTTTTTGTATTTCTGCACAAATGCAGCTGTGTCAATATCCTTCTCCATAAACTTCTGTTGCAGCTCCTCTGATTCTTCATCCACCTGGTTCATAGCATCTGCGATAAACAAACCCGGGATTGTGTATTAGAAACCGACATGTATCATTTTGTTGTTACACATGAAGGATATTGAGTGAAGCAGCTAATGGTTTTACTTACCTTGAAGTCTATGAAGAAGAGAACCTGGAGAGTAGAATTTGAggatctcttctctttgattctcAAGCTCATTGAGCTTCTCTTGAGCAGTCGCAAGCTCGGATGTACGGATTATTCTGcactgtttttaaaaagattatacAAATGGAGAGAAGTTTCATATACTTAATTAACTCACTCAGAGATTGAATGATATTATTCACTTGGTTTCTGAGCTCCACTATCTGTGGTTCCTTCTCCAAGTTTTCTCCTGTTATATTAGCATGAATGTTTTAGATCTCGCAATATGAATATAATTGTCATCGTCAAAAAAAGTCATACAAGAACTCACTAGCTAGATGTAACGTTTCTTTGCGAAGCTCTTCTCTGATCTAATgaacatataaagaaaaagcaCAAAACTGAATCATCTCAAAAACGTAAATAATGAAGAAGCTACATTTCTTAAGACAATAGATGATTTTTACATCATGTTTCCCACTTACATTGTTTTGAATAGTGACCTGGTCAAGCGAGTGCAGAAACTGTTGATACGCATCCTTGTCAGAGAGAAGCTTCCTAAGCTCATCCACACTAAGAGCAAAACATTTGAAGAACATCATAAATGAGTAATAAGAGTAAGCATACAAGATAACATACCGACAAGTACAGAAATCAATTCCCTTTATATATCTCTGCAAATTAGTAACACAACGCAAAATCACAAGAGACTATCAGCAACCAAACTATCAAAACCACAGAACCAGTAAATCTAGTGTTTGGTCTAGCGTTAATCTAAACTATTCCAAGCCTAAAAGACCATAAATTCATATTAAAGATGACAAGAAATGTGTGACTGTGTGACACAAGAAAACTGTTATACATCATGTACAAAAGAGGCAAACAAGAAGGTATAAGGAAATTGAAGACTAACcttttgtcttttaaaatGGCAATAATGCCGGCGGCTTCACCTGGTGAAACATGTGATGGAATCTGCCCTGAGGTTTGAGGCCGGGATGAGCTAGGAGAGGTGACAAGAGACGGCGAATACCACGGTGTTGCAGAAGCTTCTGGAGAAGGACGAGATTGTCCTTGTTGCTGTTCTTTTGATCCCCTGGATTTTTAACACAACAATCTTAAAAATACTTACCTGAAACTGTTCCAATACCCAATATACTAACATTGCAAAATCTTAAGACCCAGCACAACTTCATGAGCATAGATCAGGTTCTTTTAATGATTACAACTAAAATTTTTGTTCACCTTAACTATGTTAGCAGCAACTAACTATAAGAGCCATCAATGGTATGCATAAAACAGTAAGTAACTAACAAAAAGCAGAGTTCTTTAATCCCAAACACATAGAAATTGAAATTCTCCAAAACgatcataatcaaaattagatAACAGCATAATCGAGCTGAGGTAAAAGAGGGTAACAAAATCGCATAATCACAAAAATCAGATTCATGAAGTTGATGTTACCAGAAATTGAACATGGTTCGTAGAATCCACCGATCAGCCAAAGTGATGCGATTtcgaaaagaagaagcttgctAATCAGAAGAGCCAATCACTGTTGTTATTCAGCAGATGAAATGATCGAGGAATCGGCAAATTGTCTCAAaatcgtgttttttttttctttttgtcaacgacttttcttcttcgtttgttATCTTGCTAAGTTATACCGTTAATGGGCCTTTATTATTGACCCATAACGGGTGGTCGGGCCGTCAGCCTAATCTATCGTCGTAAATttacttcctttttttttttttgggcaactCGTCGTAAATTTACATGCTTTGCATAAATGACTGAAATGAGCAAtaacataactttttttttttgtcaaatatataacactagataaggcccgcctaaataggcgggCGTAAGATGTAACTGTAATTTTTTatcgataatatttaaattttgaatagtaaaataataatctatacattgttcttgatatataattttgaatagtaaaatagtagttttatgcattttattttattatactcattcaatcttattgatgatatttgaagtcTAAATAGTAACCtacacactttttctttattataatttagtatttatatagaagaaaagaacaaatttttatcttacatattcaattttgtaatacaatttaattatctatttcataaaaaactcgattttaattctacacacttcatcttacttgataatgatttcatgtcaaaataatatatatatgagatcaaatctatatcttagttaatattaaaaattattaacaattaacaaaacataattaataataataaaaaatttgttaataccatacatattaaaaatttgaccaataacatatataaatatttttggttaattttccttttggttaagaaaaataaaatgtaatattttttagatatagacatatgaattagtatatgttaataatgatttattttttagttttctatttctttaagaagaaaaaagttaattgatttcttttttagtatttctatttctttaagaagaaaaaagttaattattttcttacacgTGTCAACATCTGATCGATAGACTTGACACATGGCATAATCCTATGagttagtaattttaaaaaccatactttatataataagatttttgGGGAATAGTATGTTTGAAGtttttgctcaaaaaaaaaaaaaaaagtatgtttaaaattatgtaaaatcatttgaaaaatataatttagtaGAAAACTTTTATTCACGTGTTTGCTAGCTTGGACTTTATGTGTTTCCCTATCAAATGATCTATTGTTGTTGATTGACATACTAgttgaatttcgaaattgtattttatacataatacatCTTTGTAGtcttaaatattatatgtatattaaagTGGACTTTCGAGGTGTTTTGTCAAGGCTAGCCATTTTTCTTAGTACTTGAAAGGTCTAAATTCAATTCGCAAAAGACCAGCAGAGGTTTCCATAGAATTAAATTCAatccatttgatttttttgccCCCGTTTGAGAACAAACATTACAATGGCTTTCTTATTCTCccccaagaaaaaaattggCAATGGGAGATATAAgtgacatttttgttttagctCGACTTGATTGACttctttaaaaatcaaaatcaaataaagctCAAGCCAGCGTAGCTTGTCCGttttaattacaaaagttTAGTCTATTTATGTGAGCCCAATTTTCACGTTCTTTAAACATGTACATCTACGGTGATCTACCCATTATTTCTTCCattcttccaaaaaaaatgtgtgtttttgttgaaatgaTTTGCGGTACTTTTTTACATGGgacagaaaacagaaaatgaaactatGTTAATACTTAATACTATTTATGCGGAAAACACATTGTGAATCGTTTAACTTATTCCTTTCGATTAGTTTAGACTTTAGATCTCTTGTCTTGACACCATATGTAACAACTGTGCTCGGAGATTTTTGTGCTGGGGGTGTCGTTTTTTCACTTCTCTTATTCCTAACTGTGGAAAAAGTagtgagaacaaaaaaaaatagtatgattttttcaaacgttgtaaacaaatataaatatatagaaatgttggacaataatcatcaaatataaaaaaaactagtgGTTACTGGTTAGAATTGAGCAATAATTCAAAGATCATGCATGCATTTGTTATATTATGTGATGTCTCACATTAAATGCAAATGcgaatttgaaaaagaaatgaatgatTAGTTGATCTGGTTTTAATTGATCGTTGACCAGAAGTACATCTGAAAGTACTGTTTCCGTTTACGGACATGGCCAGACCTTTAAAAGCCCCCATTGAATCAGGAGACCTTGTCGGCTTTTAACGGTCAATTCTTTGACTTCTAGAGATACACGGCGTCGTTTTTGGATTCTAGATACAAACACGGCCATGCCGGTCAGCTTTAAGATTGGAAACATTAACACCGCGTAGTTTTATTTGATTGGGTAGAAACACCGCGTAATTTAATGATGACTAAGTCTTGCTTAACATACATAATTCCACATTCGAACACTATCAATGAATGTTTCGGGATATGAGCTATGATACTAGGGACACTAAAATATgatagaaattagaaaatgatGGAACGTAATGATATAACAATTAATGTTCAGATACTGGTAAAATTTACAACAGATATCCATGTTTGGTTAAACAGTGATTTAGTAATAATCAAATGATCTGTTGACAATCACCATCTATATATTATTCgcttaataatttttgtataatcaaatttattgCCACCTAGCAATTTGACAACTACCAAACATTTTACTAAatcgtttttgtttgaatgcTCGTGATGATAACATAAATTTAGAATgtgttattttggttttttgatttggttttttcttttctaaccTAAGACAAGTTCCCATAATGCACAGATAAAACTGCACATGACAtatcgttttttctttctggcCAACAGCACATAACATGATcatgttgaagaagacaactaagaaaatatatgcTATCAAAAGCGGTGAagcacaaacacaaacacaaatcttCCCCATTCTTGTATAAAATGcacatattttatatatgggtttagttttttattttactaaatgtGAGTCTAATTAGTTTCAAAACCCATGATGTATTTAAAACTGAGAAAATCTCATGTCGAAATCCAAACTAATTTATGGAACTAATAGAAATCTGgttatttatggttttgttttgccatTGAAAATGTCTACGAGTAGTCAAGCTGGGAGGTGCAAGATGTTTCTTGAGAAATCTTAGGGAAATGGACCCATAACAAAATTCACAAGAAATTTGCACACCTCAAACAGAAGTCACTAGTTCACTACATTGTAGTTTAGAAACCCGTACGTGACTTTTGCTGGTTTAGacatttgattaaaattacaaacacaACAATCGATCCAAGTTGAATGAAATCCATGAAATTATTTGCAACTTTtcactatataatataacttAAATATTCCTTCAAGGAACTTTCAGTATCTTTacgttaaatttttaaatttgagagATAAGTATCATTTATCTAAAATCTCACAAGCAGAAATAGTTGAAAGCAAAGTTTAAGACATGAAATTGGTTAGTTTCGTGGCTagtcactttttaaaaatagttcACGTATCGTTACGGTTGCAACTATGCGTCAGCAATATGTCTAGCTCTTCTAAGTTTTATATTAATTGACTttat
It encodes the following:
- a CDS encoding Modifier of rudimentary (Mod(r)) protein (Modifier of rudimentary (Mod(r)) protein; CONTAINS InterPro DOMAIN/s: Modifier of rudimentary, Modr (InterPro:IPR009851); BEST Arabidopsis thaliana protein match is: Modifier of rudimentary (Mod(r)) protein (TAIR:AT3G53120.1); Has 35333 Blast hits to 34131 proteins in 2444 species: Archae - 798; Bacteria - 22429; Metazoa - 974; Fungi - 991; Plants - 531; Viruses - 0; Other Eukaryotes - 9610 (source: NCBI BLink).), yielding MFNFWGSKEQQQGQSRPSPEASATPWYSPSLVTSPSSSRPQTSGQIPSHVSPGEAAGIIAILKDKSVDELRKLLSDKDAYQQFLHSLDQVTIQNNIREELRKETLHLARENLEKEPQIVELRNQVNNIIQSLSELIKYMKLLSICIIFLKTVQNNPYIRACDCSREAQ
- a CDS encoding Modifier of rudimentary (Mod(r)) protein (Modifier of rudimentary (Mod(r)) protein; CONTAINS InterPro DOMAIN/s: Modifier of rudimentary, Modr (InterPro:IPR009851); BEST Arabidopsis thaliana protein match is: Modifier of rudimentary (Mod(r)) protein (TAIR:AT3G53120.1); Has 73 Blast hits to 73 proteins in 17 species: Archae - 0; Bacteria - 0; Metazoa - 4; Fungi - 0; Plants - 66; Viruses - 0; Other Eukaryotes - 3 (source: NCBI BLink).) produces the protein MFNFWGSKEQQQGQSRPSPEASATPWYSPSLVTSPSSSRPQTSGQIPSHVSPGEAAGIIAILKDKSVDELRKLLSDKDAYQQFLHSLDQVTIQNNIREELRKETLHLARENLEKEPQIVELRNQNNPYIRACDCSREAQ